A genome region from Coffea arabica cultivar ET-39 chromosome 7e, Coffea Arabica ET-39 HiFi, whole genome shotgun sequence includes the following:
- the LOC140011369 gene encoding putative late blight resistance protein homolog R1B-12 — protein sequence MEIPSSSNANCFDFAFYDYLLSHHVSSSTSTSCFDLALDFLAKPETETLFGWHFKNLKMEIPPSSNANCFDFALYDYLQSHHISSSTSTSCFDLALDFLAKPETETLFGWHFKNLKEKVRLMKTCFLYVKKCRRRRNHEALLEHDHEGRCNIMSESLRRSIICFRIQDVAIRMILDLLPAYFQYIQSGYHLDFDIIESAVTRYREKIEMFLETDLKKSCTAIFIDYYPPGDPRLVMDLIMCLLEALAWVLRIGELRDTIRNRLKLLRNLIGFVTMQGLECSQLTDLLTYTVVAAGSLISVCPLHNERVVNQMESEIYQLIHEKINLLDLQVRETFVHVLTASKKQPRSSYDLALQKNEDPVVGQFIGSLRDCLMDLLGSYASFQVPVKDQILRLHEEIRCLAILLKQEEKLGDEIKDLIGVVVSDVGILTFSLFVNEIKEGLPEETDLGLFHLHKVLKYMVAEVAHNFPLKSPYSSFNYPRPNELGCMDSFLENLKELARCDEADDSIGFQQDRIQMIQKDLVFLRSFLENIKEQRYQNGKLQAFWSHVMEAAYKAELLIDLALVGDKCEDSLDAVSRDINLLKIEAPEIHNGQTQRVNKTSLHIPSQFTITMHDEDLVGLDDEVETITHRLTRGSKQLDVVPIVGMPGLGKTTLAHKVYNAPSVRSHFHVHGWCRVSQTCSKHSLLVQLLCSVDSRSPDEYLKEDENNLANKLRQVLLRSRYLLFLDDLWDVEAWNLLKKSLPNDANGSRILFTSRCQDLSLHFEPNSKPHHLRHLTDEESWTLLQRKLFGTKDCPPALSEVGSQIAKLCQGLPLAVVLVAGILAITAQDSWEEVAKSLSSIVLEDEYCMKTLELSYSHLPDYLKPCLLYFAAFKEDEVINVRRLLRLWISERFVQQAEGKRVEEAAYDYFMALVNRSLVMGVGQRTVGGAKACLLHDLVHEFCVKKAKEESFLYAIHTWNPLGLTGPSNPHRVCVHNTGELKIWELTLIFPNLRSLILFGGDDFKHEEEDLGILLPKLLRVLDFENVDFSYSFPVEVVLLVHLRYLALTGITYIPSAIANLSRLETLIVKDANFDIELPSTIWFIKTLSHLRALNHPGVDPDGFIFPVGSLEVSPNLDHLDNLDLAIDPSPQSLQKILRKLPSIRRLKCMECYNRSREATRNYNKILEFDGLSQLESFHLFGFHGCGFKFPLNLKKLALSGNLQPWSEISTIGKLPNLEVLKLLEDCFVGEEWVMKEGEFPKLRVLKLSELEFRNWTAFSDNFSRLEKLVLHSCEELEKVPSCLGECENLEMIQVTRCRESVVDSVKQIQQ from the coding sequence ATGGAGATCCCCTCCAGCAGTAACGccaattgctttgattttgctTTTTATGATTATCTGCTGTCGCATCACGTCTCCTCCAGCACTAGCACTAGTTGCTTTGATCTTGCTTTAGATTTTCTAGCCAAGCCTGAAACAGAGACCCTATTTGGCTGGCACTTCAAGAACCTGAAGATGGAGATCCCCCCCAGCAGTAACGccaattgctttgattttgctTTATATGATTATCTGCAGTCGCATCACATCTCCTCCAGCACTAGCACTAGCTGCTTTGATCTTGCTTTAGATTTTCTAGCCAAGCCTGAAACAGAGACCCTATTTGGCTGGCACTTCAAGAACCTGAAGGAGAAGGTAAGATTAATGAAAACATGTTTTCTGTATGTCAAAAAGTGTAGGAGGAGGAGGAACCACGAAGCACTTTTGGAGCATGATCACGAGGGCAGGTGTAATATTATGTCTGAAAGTTTGAGACGCAGTATTATTTGCTTCAGAATTCAAGATGTGGCTATCAGGATGATTCTTGATCTTCTGCCTGCTTATTTTCAATATATTCAATCTGGTTATCACTTAGATTTTGACATCATTGAAAGTGCGGTTACCAGATACAGGGAAAAGATCGAAATGTTTCTTGAGACGGATCTCAAGAAATCATGCACCGCCATCTTCATCGACTATTACCCACCAGGAGATCCACGACTAGTTATGGATCTTATTATGTGCCTTTTAGAGGCTCTGGCTTGGGTTTTACGTATTGGGGAGCTAAGGGATACAATTAGAAATAGGCTAAAACTCTTGAGGAATCTCATTGGCTTTGTGACAATGCAAGGTCTTGAATGTTCGCAACTGACAGATCTGTTGACTTACACTGTAGTTGCAGCTGGAAGCCTGATTTCTGTATGTCCGCTTCATAATGAACGAGTGGTCAATCAAATGGAATCTGAAATTTATCAGCTGATACACGAGAAGATCAATCTTCTTGATCTCCAAGTCCGAGAAACTTTTGTCCATGTCCTGACAGCTTCAAAGAAACAACCAAGATCATCATATGATTTAGCCCTTCAGAAGAATGAGGATCCAGTGGTAGGCCAGTTTATTGGTTCTCTTCGTGATTGTCTTATGGATCTACTAGGATCTTATGCCAGTTTTCAGGTTCCAGTCAAGGATCAAATACTAAGACTCCATGAGGAAATAAGATGCCTGGCTATCCTTCTTAAACAGGAGGAGAAACTAGGTGATGAAATAAAGGATCTTATTGGAGTTGTGGTATCTGATGTAGGAATTTTGACCTTCTCCCTTTTTGTCAATGAAATCAAAGAAGGCTTGCCCGAGGAAACAGATCTTGGGTTGTTTCATTTGCACAAAGTTCTCAAATATATGGTGGCAGAGGTTGCACACAATTTTCCACTAAAATCACCATATTCATCATTTAATTATCCAAGACCTAATGAGTTGGGCTGTATGGATTCTTTCCTAGAAAATCTCAAGGAACTAGCAAGGTGTGATGAGGCTGATGATTCAATTGGTTTTCAACAGGATAGAATCCAAATGATTCAAAAAGATCTCGTATTCTTAAGATCTTTCCTGGAAAATATCAAGGAGCAGCGCTATCAGAATGGAAAACTTCAAGCTTTCTGGAGTCATGTTATGGAGGCTGCATACAAGGCAGAGTTACTGATTGACTTGGCACTTGTTGGTGATAAATGTGAAGATTCTTTGGATGCCGTTTCTAGAGATATCAATCTTTTGAAGATTGAGGCCCCTGAGATCCATAATGGTCAAACCCAAAGAGTTAACAAGACTTCCCTTCACATACCATCACAATTTACTATCACCATGCATGACGAAGATCTGGTAGGTCTTGACGACGAGGTGGAAACTATTACTCATCGGCTTACGAGAGGATCAAAGCAATTGGATGTTGTTCCCATTGTGGGTATGCCAGGCCTTGGTAAGACCACATTAGCCCACAAAGTTTATAATGCTCCTTCAGTTAGGTCACATTTCCATGTTCATGGTTGGTGTCGTGTTTCTCAAACGTGTAGCAAACACAGTTTGTTAGTTCAACTTTTGTGTAGTGTTGATTCTAGGAGTCCAGATGAATATCTTAAGGAGGATGAAAATAATTTGGCTAACAAGCTAAGGCAGGTTTTGCTGAGAAGTAGGTATCTCCTTTTTTTGGATGACTTGTGGGACGTTGAGGCAtggaatttgttgaaaaaatcaCTGCCGAATGATGCCAATGGAAGCAGAATTCTCTTCACCAGCAGATGCCAGGATTTATCTTTGCATTTCGAACCTAATAGCAAGCCTCACCATCTCCGTCATCTTACTGACGAAGAGAGTTGGACATTGCTGCAGAGAAAGCTATTTGGCACGAAAGATTGTCCTCCAGCACTAAGTGAAGTTGGATCTCAAATAGCAAAACTTTGTCAGGGCTTACCCCTCGCAGTTGTCCTTGTTGCTGGAATTCTTGCTATTACTGCACAAGATAGTTGGGAAGAAGTTGCAAAAAGTCTAAGTTCTATTGTCCTTGAGGATGAATACTGTATGAAGACACTTGAGCTGAGTTATAGTCATCTACCAGATTATTTGAAGCCATGCCTTCTGTACTTTGCTGCATTTAAAGAAGATGAGGTTATTAATGTGCGAAGGTTGTTACGGCTTTGGATCTCTGAAAGATTCGTGCAACAGGCTGAAGGAAAGAGAGTAGAGGAAGCAGCTTATGACTACTTCATGGCTCTAGTTAATAGAAGTTTAGTTATGGGTGTCGGACAAAGAACCGTGGGTGGTGCCAAAGCCTGTCTACTTCATGATTTGGTACACGAGTTTTGTGTGAAAAAAGCCAAAGAAGAAAGTTTTCTATATGCTATTCATACTTGGAACCCTCTTGGGCTTACTGGACCAAGCAACCCCCACCGAGTTTGTGTTCACAATACCGGAGAATTGAAGATTTGGGAGTTAACGCTTATTTTTCCCAATTTACGctctttgatcttgtttggaggAGATGATTTTAAACATGAAGAGGAGGATTTGGGTATTTTGTTACCTAAACTTCTCAGAGTGTTGGATTTTGAGAATGTGGACTTTAGTTATTCTTTTCCAGTGGAAGTAGTATTGCTTGTTCACTTGAGATACCTGGCGCTCACAGGAATAACATACATCCCATCTGCCATAGCCAACCTCTCAAGGTTAGAAACCCTTATCGTAAAAGATGCGAATTTTGATATTGAGCTGCCAAGTACCATTTGGTTCATTAAGACATTGAGTCATCTACGTGCTTTAAATCATCCTGGAGTAGACCCAGATGGTTTTATTTTTCCAGTCGGAAGTCTTGAAGTATCCCCAAATTTAGATCATTTAGACAACTTAGATCTTGCAattgatccctcccctcaaagCTTGCAAAAGATACTGAGAAAGTTACCAAGCATTCGCAGGTTAAAATGTATGGAATGCTACAACAGATCAAGAGAAGCTACCAGAAATTACAACAAGATTCTTGAGTTTGACGGTTTGAGTCAACTAGAATCATTTCATTTGTTTGGTTTTCATGGATGTGGATTTAAATTCCCgttgaatttgaaaaagttggCTCTCTCAGGTAATCTTCAGCCATGGAGTgaaatttcaacaattggaaagTTGCCCAATCTTGAAGTGCTTAAATTACTTGAGGACTGCTTTGTTGGGGAAGAATGGGTAATGAAAGAAGGGGAGTTCCCTAAACTCCGAGTCTTAAAATTGTCAGAGTTGGAATTTCGCAACTGGACTGCATTTTCTGATAATTTTTCCCGCCTTGAGAAATTGGTCTTGCACTCGTGTGAGGAGCTGGAAAAGGTCCCTTCCTGTTTAGGGGAGTGTGAGAATCTTGAAATGATTCAGGTGACAAGGTGTCGTGAGTCTGTTGTAGATTCTGTAAAGCAAATTCAACAATAG